One genomic region from Thermoleptolyngbya sichuanensis A183 encodes:
- a CDS encoding valine--pyruvate transaminase: MRPALTQFGEQMSHLTGVRAIMKDIIETLRTAQGREFINLSAGNPVILPEVEQLWRDCTIELLDSPEYGEVVCRYGSSQGYQPLIEAVIADYNQRYGLNLGDRNILITPGSQSLYFLAANALGGYTTDGRLKQIVLPLSPDYTGYGGVTLIPEALRAYRPRLEIDAAAHRFKYRPNFDQLEINATTGFVLFSRPCNPTGNVLTDDEVRKIAAMAEPYDVPVFVDSAYAPPFPCLNFTEMTPIFGPNIVHCTSLSKAGLPGERVGIAIGDERVIQHLEAFLTNLCLHSPRYGQAIASRAIRSGRLAAISEQVIRPHYQQKFAALEATLDEAMPTNLPWFLHRGEGAIFAWLWLKDLPMSDWEFYQQLKQAGVIVVPGSPFFPGLQEDWTHTQECFRISLTASESELAEAMRRLAQVADRVYAQSSISQTELAAR; encoded by the coding sequence ATGCGTCCTGCTCTCACTCAGTTTGGCGAACAGATGTCCCACCTGACCGGGGTGCGGGCGATTATGAAGGACATTATCGAAACGCTGCGAACTGCCCAGGGACGCGAGTTTATCAACCTGAGTGCGGGCAATCCGGTGATTTTACCAGAGGTGGAGCAGCTTTGGCGCGACTGTACGATAGAACTGCTGGACAGCCCTGAATATGGCGAGGTGGTGTGTCGCTATGGCTCTAGCCAGGGCTATCAGCCGCTCATTGAGGCCGTAATCGCAGACTACAATCAGCGGTATGGGCTGAACCTGGGCGATCGCAACATTCTCATCACCCCCGGTAGCCAGTCGCTCTACTTTTTGGCAGCAAACGCGCTAGGCGGCTACACCACCGACGGACGGCTGAAGCAGATCGTGCTGCCCCTCAGCCCGGACTATACAGGCTATGGCGGCGTGACGCTGATTCCCGAAGCGCTGCGGGCCTATCGCCCCCGTTTAGAAATCGATGCCGCCGCCCATCGCTTCAAGTATCGCCCCAACTTTGACCAGCTTGAAATCAACGCAACCACGGGCTTTGTGCTGTTTTCTCGGCCCTGCAACCCCACGGGCAACGTGCTGACGGATGATGAGGTGCGGAAAATCGCGGCAATGGCGGAACCCTACGATGTGCCTGTGTTTGTCGATTCGGCCTATGCGCCGCCGTTCCCGTGTTTAAATTTCACCGAGATGACACCGATTTTTGGCCCAAATATTGTTCATTGCACCAGCCTCTCAAAAGCAGGATTGCCTGGTGAGCGCGTGGGCATTGCCATTGGCGACGAGCGTGTGATTCAACACCTGGAGGCATTTCTCACGAATCTCTGTCTGCATTCGCCCCGCTATGGACAGGCGATCGCCTCCCGTGCTATTCGCTCTGGTCGCTTAGCCGCCATTTCCGAGCAGGTCATCCGCCCCCACTATCAGCAGAAATTTGCCGCCCTAGAGGCTACGCTAGACGAGGCCATGCCCACAAACCTACCCTGGTTCTTGCATCGGGGCGAAGGGGCGATCTTTGCGTGGCTCTGGCTCAAAGACTTGCCAATGAGCGATTGGGAGTTTTATCAGCAGCTGAAGCAGGCGGGAGTAATCGTCGTACCCGGTAGCCCGTTTTTCCCCGGCCTGCAAGAGGACTGGACCCACACGCAGGAATGCTTCCGGATCAGCCTGACTGCCTCCGAGTCGGAGCTGGCTGAGGCAATGCGCCGACTCGCGCAAGTCGCCGATCGGGTCTATGCTCAATCGAGCATCAGCCAAACAGAACTGGCAGCCCGTTAG
- the rplL gene encoding 50S ribosomal protein L7/L12 yields MSTATDEILEKLKTLTLLEAAELVKQIEEAFGVTAAAPVGGMMMMAPGAGGGAAAAEEVEEKTEFDVILEDVPADKKIAVLKIVRELTGLGLKEAKEVVESTPKAVREGVPKEAAEEAKKKLEEAGGKVAIK; encoded by the coding sequence ATGTCTACTGCAACCGATGAAATTTTGGAAAAGCTCAAGACGCTGACCCTGCTGGAAGCGGCCGAGCTGGTGAAGCAAATCGAAGAAGCCTTCGGCGTGACGGCTGCGGCTCCTGTTGGCGGCATGATGATGATGGCTCCGGGCGCGGGCGGTGGCGCGGCTGCGGCTGAGGAAGTCGAAGAAAAGACCGAATTCGACGTGATTCTCGAAGACGTACCTGCCGACAAGAAGATCGCCGTGCTGAAGATCGTCCGTGAACTGACGGGTCTGGGTCTGAAGGAAGCCAAGGAAGTGGTGGAATCCACGCCCAAGGCTGTACGCGAAGGAGTGCCCAAGGAAGCCGCCGAAGAAGCCAAGAAGAAGCTGGAAGAAGCCGGTGGCAAGGTCGCCATCAAGTAG